DNA from Cryptosporangium phraense:
GTAAGCTCGACCCTGTGTTCCGCCTGCTCCGCTCGGCCTGGGACGAGCCCCGCCCACCCGACGTCCCGCGCCGCACCCGCCGCGACTATGCGCTCGTCGCCGCGTTCGCCCTCGCCGTCCTGGCCGAAGCGGCCGCGAGGTCGACCCTCGAGAACCGCGGGGCCACCACCGCGATCGCCCTCGCGCTCCTCCCGGCCCTGCTGATCCGCCGCGACCACCCGCTCGCGAGCGTCGTCATCGCCTTCGGGATCACCGGCCTGGCCGCACCGGTCATCGGCGGGGAACCCCGGCTGAGCGCGATGGTCTACCTGCTGTTCCTGCCGTACGCGCTGTACCGCTGGGGGTCGGGCGCCCAGATCGTCGTGGGGTCCGCGGTCGTCCTGGCGAAGCTCGCCTCCTCGCTGCTGGTCGCGGATTTCGGACCCACCGAGGCCGGCCAGGGCCTGGCCGTGCTGGTCGCGACCGCGGCCCTGGCGACGGCGTTCCGGTACCGGGCGAGTGCCCGCACGCGCGAACTGGCTCGGGCGCGGTCGTTCGAGCGCGAGCAGCTGGCCCGCGACCTGCACGACACCGTCGCCCACCACGTCTCGGCGATCGCGGTCCGGGCCCAGGCCGGGATCGCGGTTCCCGAGGCCGCGGTCGAGACGCTCCGCGTCATCGAGGCCGAGGCCTCCCGCACCCTGGCCGAGATGCGCGCGATCGTCCGAACCCTGCGCGACGACGAGGTCGCGGATCGCGCCCCCCTACCCGGGCTCCCGGACGTCGCCGGGCTCGCCGACCGCCGCGCCGATCCGCCGGTCGACGTCGAGCTCGCGGACGTGAGCACGATCCCCACCCCGGTCGCCACCGCCCTGTACCGGCTGGCCCAGGAGTCGGTCACCAACGCCCGCCGGCACGCCCGCCGGGCAACCCGGATCGAGGTGCGGGTGACCGCCGACGACACGTCCGTCCACCTGCGCGTCCACGACGACGGGGAGCCCGCGACCGCGAACGGGACCGGCTACGGCCTGCGCGGGATGGCCGAGCGGGCCGCGCTGCTCGGCGGCTCGTGCGAGGCCGGCCCCGACCCGGAGCGTGGCTGGACCGTCACCGCCCGGCTGCCGCGCGCATGACGATCCGCATCGTCGTCGCCGACGACCAGGAGATCGTCCGCACCGGGCTGCGGATGATCCTCGACGCGCAGCCCGGCCTGGAGGTCGTCGGCGAAGCCGACAACGGCCGGCGGGCGGTCGAGCTGGCCCGCCGCCTGCGCCCCGACGTCTGTCTGTTCGACATCCGGATGCCGGTCCTCGACGGCATCGAGGCCACCCGCGCGCTGTCCGGTCCGGACGTCCCGGACCCGATCCCGGTCGTCGTCATCACGACGTTCGACCTCGACGAGCACGTCTACGCGGCGCTGCGCGCCGGGGCCCGCGGGTTCCTGCTCAAGGACGCCGGTCCGGCCCTGCTCACGCAGGCCGTCACGGCCGCCGCCGACGGCGAGGCGCTGATCGCGCCCGCGGTCACCACCCGCCTGCTCAAGACTTTTTCCGACGCCGTCCCGGCGGCCAGAGCCCGGCAACCGATCGATCCGCTGACCGACCGGGAGGAGCAGGTGCTGGCCGCGGTCGCGCGCGGCCGGACCAACGCCGAGATCGCGGCCGAGCTGTTCGTGACGCTGTCCACCGTGAAGTCACACGTCGCGAGCCTGATGACGAAGCTCGGCGCCCGGAACCGCGTCGAGGTCGCGATCTGGGCCTACGAGACCCAGCGCGTCTAGGGCCCGTCCGACGGTCGCGCGGACCTGTACGCGCCGCGTTCGACCAGGTTGCGCCGGCGGTAGACGACCGGGTCGAACGCCGCTGGCCGGCCTCCGGCCGAGCTTTTCCCGATGCGCCGGGCGACTCGATCGCAGTGCGCGACAATCACGATCTTGCGACGCCGCAGCGCGGCGCGGGTCGAGGGATGCGAGTAGGCCTCGTCAGCCACGATCCGCTGCGGCCGCGTCCGCGCTCGCCCTGGGCGGGGCACCGAATCTCCTCCAGCAGCGGCTGGAACTGTGAGGTGCCGGCGGTCGGCCGGACGGCCCCGGCCATCCACGGCGAGGCCGATCGCGCTGCCCGGCCCGCCGCGAGACCGCCCGATCCCCTCGCCCTCGGCCCCGGGGACCGCGATGCCCGGCACGCGCGGCGCCGAGCCGATCGGCGGAGCCTCCACTTTTCGCCGCCTGAGGCCTGCGGCCCCCGCCGGCGGCCTGATGCGCACGAACCACGCTGCACGCGATCCAGGATCCGATCCCAGATCGGTCGACAATTCAGGCAGTACCTAGTCGACGAGGCCGGCGCGGAAGGCGGCTATCGCCAGCTGGACGCGGTTCGTCGCGGCGAGTTTCTCGAACAGATGCGTGACGTGGCTCTTCACCGTGGCCTCGCTCATGTGCAGACTCGACGCGATGTCGGCGTTGGCGGCGCCCCGGCCGATCTCGATCAGCACCTCGCGCTCGCGGCCGGTCAGGTTCTCCAGGCGCGCGGCCGCGTCCCGGCGCCGGGAGCCGTCGTCGCCGGTGAAGCGGGTGATGACCTGGCGGGTGACGCTCGGCGAGAGGATCGCGTCGCCGGCCGCGGCCAGCCTCACCGCGCGCAGCAGCTCGGTCGGCGGGGTGTCCTTGAGCAGGAAGCCGTTGGCGCCGGCAGCCAGCGCGCGGAAGACGTCCTCGTCCGTGTTGAACGTCGTCAGCACGATGACCGCCGGCGAGTGCTCGCGTTCACGCAGGGCGCTGGTGGCCGCCACCCCGTCGAGGACCGGCATGCGCAGATCCATCAGCACGACGTCGGGCCGGTGCCGGACCACCGCGTCGAGCGCGGCCCGGCCGTCGTCGGCGTCGCCGACGACCGTGATGTCGTCCGCGGTCTCGAGGATCAGCCGCAGCCCGGTCCGGACCAGCGCCTCGTCGTCCACGAGCAGCACCGAGGTCACCGCGAAGCCTCCGCACTTCCGGACGCGGCCGGTCGCTCTTCCGCCGAGGGCGCCGCGACCGGCACGGTCGCCCGCACCCGCCACTCACCGTCCACCGCGCGAGCATCCCACTCGCCGTCCACCAGCCGGATGCGCTCGGCCAGGCCGACCAGCCCCGACCCGGACCCGGGCAGATCCAGCCCGCCCCCGGCCGACCGCGCCGACCCGGCCGACCCTGCGGACCCCGCCGACCCTGCCGGCCCGGCCAGCGCCCCGTCGGCCGGCGCGCCCTCGGCCGGCGCCCCCGCGGCCAGCGCGTTCACCACCGACACGGTGACGGCCGATTCGTCCCGGGCGACGACCACCCGCACCGCCGTGCCCGGCGCGTGCTTGCGGGCATTGGTGAGTCCCTCCTGGACGACCCGCTGGACGACCCGGGCGACCGGCGCGGGCAACTCCCCCGCCCGGTCGTCCAGCGTCACCTCCTGGCCGGCCCGGGTGGCGTCCGCGACCAGCGTCGGCAGGCTGGCGGACGTCTCGATGCCGGTCTGCAGGATGCCGAGGACCGTGCGCAGCTCGGTCAGCGCCTCGCGCGCGGTCACCCGGATCAGACCCGCACCTTCGCGGACGCGGTCGGCGCCACCGTCCGCGGTCAGCTCGAGCGCGCCGGCGTGCAGCGCGATCAGCGAGACCTTGTGGGCGAGGACGTCGTGCATCTCGCGGGCGATCCGGTTGCGCTCGGCCGCCCGGGCCTGCTCGTCGTGGAACTGCCGCTCGGCGTCGGCCCGCTCGGCCCGCTCGCGCCAGGCCTCTTGCAGCTCACGCCGGGTCGCGATGTGCACGCCGAGCCCGACGATCACCGTGACGCCGACGGCGAAGTACGCCGCGTCCCAGGCCGGGAAACGCCCGGCGTCGGTCCACGACCAGCCGACCGCCCCGGCCCAGCCGACCACCCCGAGCAACGCGGCCGACCGCCGCGAGGCGTAGGCGCCGGCGCCGTACAGCGCGACGAGCAGCGGGCCGGGGTTGCCGGAGAACACGTACCCGAGCGCCCCGGCCACCACCGCGACCTGCGGCCGGCCGCGCCGCCACCACAGCGCGACGCTCGCCGCCGCGCCGGAGGCCGCGACGACCGGCAACGGCAGCACCGACCACGGGGTCTTGACCGCCAGCGCCGTGAGGAACAGACACCCGGCGACGATCAGC
Protein-coding regions in this window:
- a CDS encoding sensor histidine kinase, whose amino-acid sequence is MFRLLRSAWDEPRPPDVPRRTRRDYALVAAFALAVLAEAAARSTLENRGATTAIALALLPALLIRRDHPLASVVIAFGITGLAAPVIGGEPRLSAMVYLLFLPYALYRWGSGAQIVVGSAVVLAKLASSLLVADFGPTEAGQGLAVLVATAALATAFRYRASARTRELARARSFEREQLARDLHDTVAHHVSAIAVRAQAGIAVPEAAVETLRVIEAEASRTLAEMRAIVRTLRDDEVADRAPLPGLPDVAGLADRRADPPVDVELADVSTIPTPVATALYRLAQESVTNARRHARRATRIEVRVTADDTSVHLRVHDDGEPATANGTGYGLRGMAERAALLGGSCEAGPDPERGWTVTARLPRA
- a CDS encoding response regulator translates to MTIRIVVADDQEIVRTGLRMILDAQPGLEVVGEADNGRRAVELARRLRPDVCLFDIRMPVLDGIEATRALSGPDVPDPIPVVVITTFDLDEHVYAALRAGARGFLLKDAGPALLTQAVTAAADGEALIAPAVTTRLLKTFSDAVPAARARQPIDPLTDREEQVLAAVARGRTNAEIAAELFVTLSTVKSHVASLMTKLGARNRVEVAIWAYETQRV
- a CDS encoding response regulator → MTSVLLVDDEALVRTGLRLILETADDITVVGDADDGRAALDAVVRHRPDVVLMDLRMPVLDGVAATSALREREHSPAVIVLTTFNTDEDVFRALAAGANGFLLKDTPPTELLRAVRLAAAGDAILSPSVTRQVITRFTGDDGSRRRDAAARLENLTGREREVLIEIGRGAANADIASSLHMSEATVKSHVTHLFEKLAATNRVQLAIAAFRAGLVD
- a CDS encoding sensor histidine kinase, whose translation is MTKNDPRIADGLIVAGCLFLTALAVKTPWSVLPLPVVAASGAAASVALWWRRGRPQVAVVAGALGYVFSGNPGPLLVALYGAGAYASRRSAALLGVVGWAGAVGWSWTDAGRFPAWDAAYFAVGVTVIVGLGVHIATRRELQEAWRERAERADAERQFHDEQARAAERNRIAREMHDVLAHKVSLIALHAGALELTADGGADRVREGAGLIRVTAREALTELRTVLGILQTGIETSASLPTLVADATRAGQEVTLDDRAGELPAPVARVVQRVVQEGLTNARKHAPGTAVRVVVARDESAVTVSVVNALAAGAPAEGAPADGALAGPAGSAGSAGSAGSARSAGGGLDLPGSGSGLVGLAERIRLVDGEWDARAVDGEWRVRATVPVAAPSAEERPAASGSAEASR